One Nostoc sp. ATCC 53789 genomic window, CTTATTTAGCTTTAGTTTTAGATCGTTGTATTGATGCAAATTGTAGATTATGTATTTGGGATGCATCGAGAGTCAGTTCAAAAAAAGCATCTACACAACATTCATTAAATTTGATGTGGAATTATCCAGAAATTAATGGTGCAGGTGATTTGTGGAATTTATGTGTAGATATGTTTGCCTCTGATTATAAAAATCTTTGCTCATTACTTGGAACTAAATTCGGTACAGTAGAAAACGTAGGGATTGAAATACACGAGCCAAAATTCATTCAAATTAATTCAGCATCAGCCGATAATTTAACTCACATCCCCGATAAATCCGTAGATGCAGTCATCACCGACCCACCTTACTACGCCACAATTCAATACGCTGAACTCTCAGATTTTTTCTACGTGTGGCTAAAACGCACCCTCGGCGACATCTTCCCCGAATTATTCTACCTAGAACTCACCGACAAAGAACGCGAAGCCGTCGCCAACCCTTCACGCTTTAAAGGGATGGGTAGACCTGCTACTGATACCACTGAAGCAATTACACCTGAAAAACTCGCCAACCAAGACTATGAAGCAAAAATGGCGATGGCGTTTGCCGAATATCACCGCGTCCTCCGCGACGACGGCGTGATGACAGTACAATTCAACCACAAAGACTCAGGCGCGTGGGATGTCTTAGCCAAATCCCTGATCAATGCTGGTTTCGAGATCACCGCATCATGGGCTGTCAGTACCGAAAACCCACAAAACTTGCACCAAGCGCAGAAAAATGCAGTTTCCAGCACCGTGCTTTTAGTGTGCCGCAAACGTGACCCCAACGCTAAACAAGCTTGGTGGGATGATGTGCGTATCAAGGTGCGAAATATCGTCTTTAAAGAAGCACCAGAGCTAGAAAAATGTTTAACAGGAGATTCTCGTTCTGCACCTGATAAAGTAGCAAATCCCTATCCTGCGGTCAATGAAGAAGAAGCAAAAGATAACACACGCCGCATTAAACCCCCTGGTATTAACTTGTGTTTAAGTGCTTTTGGTTGTGCTTTGAGAGAGTTTACTAAATACAGTTCCGTCCTCGACAGTGCAGGTAATCCAGTTGAACCCAAAGCAGCATTTGAAGAAGTACGCCAAGCAGTAGTCGAATACCGATTACAAAACTTATTAAAAGGTAAAGACTTCAACGGTATCGACCCTTTAACCCAATGGTACATCTTGGCATGGGATACCTTTGAAGCGCGAGAATTCCCCTTCGATGAAGCCAGACAACTGGCTTTAGCAGTCGGTGGTTTTGATGTTTCCGATTTAGTCAAAAAACACAAACTACTCGATTCTGGAAGCGGTTACTGTAAATTACTCACCCCGCAACAACGCTTGAAAAAACGCGCCTTCTCCGTCACCGATACTGAATTTTCTGCCAGATATTTGGTTGATGGACTCCATGCCATTATCGCTCTTTACCAAGAGGAAGAAAATACAGAACCAGTCCGCAGATTTATGAAAAATACAGGCTTAGTTAGCAACGATTTATTTATGCGGACATTTGAAGTAGCGTTGAAAGTAATTCCGCGCATTGGTGATGAAAAGAAACGCCTGACTGAAGAAAAAGCCTTATTAGATTTGTGGTTGGCTATGGATGAAATCAAAGCCAAAGTCTCTTATGTGCAACCTGAGATACCATTTAATGAAGGAGGACAATTGGATTTATTCTGATAATTCCGAACCCGCCCAAACAATAACTAATCAATTAGAGTTTTTTTAAGGAAACTAAACCATTGTCTTGAAAATCTATTTCTGGATGATATCCTGCCATGAGAGAAGTTCCAAGTATTGGTTTATAACCAGCAGATAAAACTGGAACTAATATCTCTATACCGTCCCATACAATTGTTGCCAAATGTATAGACAATAAAGCTTGACTACCGTATTTTAGTTAAAATTTAGATAAGAAGAGTGAAAAACGTTGTATTTATAGCAGAGCTACTACAAAAATTAAAAGCTTATGACAAAAAGCAATATTAGGCAGCAAATTTTAGAACAGTTGGAAACGTTACCCCCAGAACAGGTAAAAACTCTCCTGTTAACATGGCTGACTAGTTCATCAGGGGATTTAGAAGATTTTGAACAGTTAGTGACAAATCAAGCTATTCAAACCACAGAAGAATCATTTGAGTACGGTGAGATAGACGCAGCATTAAATTTTCAACCTCTTACTGAAGCCCAAATGGTTCAGCAAAGTCAATCCGCTCTCGAAGCGTACCGTAGCACAGGTTCAGGAGTGGCGCATGACCGTGTGCGCGAATGGGCAGACAGTTTAGGAACTGAACAAGAACGCCCATGTCCCAGATAGTTTGGACACAAAGTGCAATTGACGACTTAAATCGTCATTACGATTTTATCAAACTTAATAATCCTGATGCAGCAGCACAGGCAGTACAAGCAATTGTCTCTTCAGGCGAGAGTTTACCAGCAGAATCCTCGTCGAGGCGCAATTGTAGATGAAATAGCAGGGCTACGAAAACTTTTAGTTTCTTTTGGTAAATACGGTTTTATAATTCACTACGTTATTCTTGAGGATGATGTTGTTATTTTACGTGTCTATCACGGGCGAGAAAATCGACCTCGTTAGTATTAATTTTCAAAGGATATAAACAACCGCATAATATGCCGAAAATTTTACGTGAATATCCCTGGAAAATTAGTTACACCAGCAACACCCACAACACCATCACTGATTTCTACATTCCTGCTTTGGAGTGTGCCATTCAATATGACCGGAAAGCAGGTTTTTTTAGCAGTGCCATTTTAAGTAAAGTTGCACGGGGTTTAGGTGCAATGCTGCACAACAAAGGGCAAATACGGTTAATCATGGGTTGTCAGTTTAGCCCCCAAGATTTACAAGCAATTCAACAGGGATACGAACTACGAGACGCATTGCTATCTCGTCTAGACGCGGACTTAAAACCACCAGAAAGTTTTGCCCAACTCAAACACTTAGAAATTCTCAGTTGGTTGATTCAAAACCAGTATCTCGATATTAAAATTGCTATTCCTCTCAAAGAAAATGGACTACCAGAAGATAGTACACAGCAACTAGACCCACAGCATATATTTCACGAAAAAGTTGGCATTTTTACTGATAGCAAGGGCGAGAAATTAGCATTTAACGGTTCCAATAACGAATCTATCGGTGGCTGGGAGAGGAATGTAGAATCCTTTCACGTTTATTGTTCTTGGGAGGGAGGAAGGGAACTAGATAGAGTTGAAGAAGAAGTAGTGAGATTTGAGCAACTTTGGTATGACGTATCGCCTAACGTGCGAGTTTTTGAAGTTCCAGAAGCGGTACAGAAAAAGCTGTTGCGTTACGCAAAATCTACTAAACCTGATTGGAATGCTCAAGCTGAATTTGACTCTAGACCTCTAACAAAAATAGAATTAACTGAACCAGAAGCACAACCAGAACCGGAATTAAAACTAGACTCTTCAGCTATTTCTACAGAAGTAAGAGAAGAAGAACGATTGGC contains:
- a CDS encoding DUF1156 domain-containing protein yields the protein MSDSTSKRPAVFIEKMMPVQVLNEQVNFEHGGNPFKGLHRWYSRKPLSFSRASVLASLLPADITMQEFEYLLGLVPGKEVKLYKTPPNSVQIKKVQDYCEKVWGTRTPTVLDAFAGGGSIPFEAARYGLNVLASDLNPVAVVTMKAAMEYPLKFGPDLQQDIDKWVKWVGDEAQKRLAEFFPSLPGETVQNYLWVHTVVCPSCESVVPLSPNWWLYKRPEKQNLHKWCAIKPIPNPENKRVDFELVRGRKGKGTTIETADGEYDPDTKITISRGVGRCPNCGNVIDNQIIMQAAKNKQMSCKLYAIASKTGQGSLSLRIPTELDNDGVNKAEAFFKAHLYNWQQKNVLPDEVIPEGKDFDEQIRIFCPNWIDMFNQRQLLTLVTYVELINEAKELIQAEYSLERALGIITYLALVLDRCIDANCRLCIWDASRVSSKKASTQHSLNLMWNYPEINGAGDLWNLCVDMFASDYKNLCSLLGTKFGTVENVGIEIHEPKFIQINSASADNLTHIPDKSVDAVITDPPYYATIQYAELSDFFYVWLKRTLGDIFPELFYLELTDKEREAVANPSRFKGMGRPATDTTEAITPEKLANQDYEAKMAMAFAEYHRVLRDDGVMTVQFNHKDSGAWDVLAKSLINAGFEITASWAVSTENPQNLHQAQKNAVSSTVLLVCRKRDPNAKQAWWDDVRIKVRNIVFKEAPELEKCLTGDSRSAPDKVANPYPAVNEEEAKDNTRRIKPPGINLCLSAFGCALREFTKYSSVLDSAGNPVEPKAAFEEVRQAVVEYRLQNLLKGKDFNGIDPLTQWYILAWDTFEAREFPFDEARQLALAVGGFDVSDLVKKHKLLDSGSGYCKLLTPQQRLKKRAFSVTDTEFSARYLVDGLHAIIALYQEEENTEPVRRFMKNTGLVSNDLFMRTFEVALKVIPRIGDEKKRLTEEKALLDLWLAMDEIKAKVSYVQPEIPFNEGGQLDLF
- a CDS encoding type II toxin-antitoxin system RelE/ParE family toxin → MSQIVWTQSAIDDLNRHYDFIKLNNPDAAAQAVQAIVSSGESLPAESSSRRNCR